The following proteins are encoded in a genomic region of Chelmon rostratus isolate fCheRos1 chromosome 3, fCheRos1.pri, whole genome shotgun sequence:
- the LOC121604671 gene encoding myeloid-associated differentiation marker-like protein 2 translates to MDSQGGPYLNKRALCSPLGAARLCQLAMGCAVIAMVTHSAGFSGSHGVFCMAAWCFCFAMTVVVFFLDATRLYSCLPISWDNLTVTCAAFATLMYVTASVVYPLFFVRAECPYAGCDVRNFRIAVTVCSILATLAYGAEVALCRARPGQVVVGYMATVSGLLKVVQGFVACIIFGALANRSEYSRYVATIYCVAVYAFCFALTALVVVMTVCGRTKAVRCMSFDRFVVVCTLLEVLLYLSASVVWPVFCFDTKYGSPWRPSSCPQGKCPWDSKVVVAVFSVVNFGLYVADLIYSQRTRFVSSHMRTNSRV, encoded by the exons ATGGATTCACAGGGTGGTCCGTACCTCAACAAGAGGGCCCTCTGCTCGCCTCTGGGCGCTGCCCGCCTCTGCCAGTTAGCCATGGGCTGTGCTGTGATTGCCATGGTCACCCACAGCGCCGGCTTCAGCGGTTCACACGGTGTGTTCTGTATGGCGGCGTGGTGCTTCTGCTTCGCCATGACGGTTGTGGTGTTTTTCCTGGACGCCACTCGTCTCTACAGCTGCCTGCCCATATCCTGGGACAACCTCACGGTCACCTGTGCTGCCTTTGCGACGCTCAT GTATGTGACAGCATCTGTGGTCTACCCGCTCTTCTTTGTCCGAGCTGAGTGTCCCTACGCCGGCTGTGATGTCCGAAATTTCCGCATCGCCGTGACTGTCTGTTCCATCCTGGCTACTCTGGCTTACGGGGCTGAAGTGGCCCTGTGCCGAGCCAGGCCGGGCCAGGTGGTGGTGGGCTATATGGCCACCGTCTCTGGCCTCCTCAAAGTGGTTCAGGGCTTTGTGGCCTGCATCATCTTTGGAGCTCTGGCCAACAGGAGCGAGTATTCTCGTTATGTTGCCACAATCTACTGTGTGGCTGTCTACGCTTTCTGCTTCGCCCTGACTGCACTCGTGGTCGTAATGACGGTGTGTGGGCGGACCAAGGCTGTGCGCTGCATGTCCTTTGACCGCTTCGTGGTGGTGTGCACCCTCCTGGAAGTTCTGCTCTATCTGAGTGCATCAGTGGTGTGGCCGGTGTTCTGCTTTGACACAAAATATGGCTCTCCGTGGAGGCCGTCGTCATGCCCTCAGGGGAAGTGTCCGTGGGACAGTaaggtggtggtggcggtgttCTCCGTCGTCAACTTTGGACTGTATGTGGCCGACCTGATCTACTCCCAGAGGACGCGATTTGTCTCCTCACATATGCGCACAAACTCAAGAGTGTAG
- the pycr1b gene encoding pyrroline-5-carboxylate reductase 1b produces MSVGFIGAGQLAHALVKGFTAAGVIATHRITASSPDTDLPTVSGLRKMGVNLTTSNKEAVNKSDVLFLAVKPHIIPFVLDEIGPDIEDRHLIVSCAAGVTINSIEKKLLQYRSAPKVMRCMTNTPVVVREGATVYATGTHAEVEDGKLLEQLMASVGFCTEVEEDLIDAVTGLSGSGPAYAFTALDALADGGVKMGLPRRLAVRLGAQALLGAAKMLLDSEQHPGQLKDNVCSPGGATIHALHVLESGGFRSLLINAVEASCIRTRELQFLADQERISPAAIKKTTLDKVLQQPGVTVSGVANGNGRSGLNLFNNRSPGIKKN; encoded by the exons ATGAGTGTTGGATTCATTGGAGCGGGCCAGCTGGCTCACGCACTGGTGAAAGGGTTCACAGCTGCAG GTGTGATTGCTACCCACAGGATTACAGCCAGCTCCCCAGACACAGACCTGCCCACTGTGTCGGGGCTGAGG aaAATGGGGGTGAACCTGACAACTAGCAACAAAGAGGCCGTCAACAAGAGCGATGTACTCTTCCTGGCTGTGAAACCCCACATCATCCCTTTCGTTCTCGATGAGATCGGGCCAGACATTGAAGACCGCCATCTCATAGTCTCCTGCGCGGCAGGCGTCACCATCAACTCCATAGAGAAG AAGTTGCTTCAGTACCGTTCAGCTCCTAAAGTCATGAGGTGTATGACAAATACTCCCGTGGTGGTGAGAGAGGGAGCTACAGTGTACGCCACTGGGACACATGCAGAG GTGGAGGACGGCAAGTTGCTGGAGCAGCTGATGGCCAGCGTGGGTTTCTGcactgaggtggaggaggacctCATTGACGCTGTCACTGGGCTGAGTGGCAGTGGACCGGCCTAC GCGTTCACAGCCCTTGATGCTCTCGCAGATGGAGGAGTGAAGATGGGTCTGCCCAGGAGACTGGCAGTCAGACTTGGAGCTCAGGCCCTACTG GGAGCTGCTAAAATGCTGCTGGACTCGGAGCAACACCCAGGCCAGCTGAAGGACAATGTTTGCTCCCCAGGGGGCGCCACCATCCATGCCCTGCACGTCCTGGAGAGTGGTGGCTTCCGCAGCCTCCTGATCAATGCAGTGGAGGCTTCATGCATTAGGACACG GGAGCTACAGTTTCTGGCAGACCAGGAGCGCATCTCCCCAGCAGCCATTAAGAAAACTACACTGGACAAGGTGCTCCAGCAGCCCGGAGTCACAGTCAGCGGAGTGGCTAATGGGAACGGCAGATCGGGGCTCAACCTGTTTAACAATCGCAGCCCTGGGATCAAGAAGAACTGA